Proteins encoded in a region of the Methanobrevibacter millerae genome:
- a CDS encoding ATP-binding protein has translation MRARRGRGHGGLPLDLIGQLIGPSLIRPRGEVEADRHRCNLCGKCQIVCRRHAIYINRKRRIWTLYPNRCNLCLECVSRCPKDALNIVR, from the coding sequence ATGAGAGCGAGACGTGGTAGAGGTCATGGTGGACTTCCTTTGGATTTGATAGGCCAGTTAATTGGTCCAAGTCTTATCCGCCCTCGAGGAGAAGTTGAGGCAGATAGGCACAGATGCAACCTTTGTGGAAAATGTCAAATTGTTTGTAGAAGGCATGCAATCTATATAAACCGTAAAAGGAGAATATGGACATTATATCCCAACAGATGCAACCTGTGTTTGGAATGCGTTAGCAGATGCCCTAAGGATGCATTAAATATTGTAAGATGA
- a CDS encoding ferredoxin family protein, protein MGLGSFFKRNKDNKKEETVESHIDINNDDCKGADCEKCVIACPNNVLIKEGDDTVARSPMTCKHCRVCEAICPNECIVVN, encoded by the coding sequence ATGGGTTTAGGTTCATTTTTCAAAAGAAATAAAGATAATAAGAAAGAAGAAACAGTTGAATCACATATTGATATAAATAACGATGACTGTAAAGGTGCAGACTGTGAAAAATGTGTTATTGCCTGTCCAAATAATGTCTTGATTAAAGAAGGTGATGATACAGTTGCAAGAAGTCCGATGACCTGCAAGCATTGTCGTGTTTGTGAAGCTATTTGTCCTAATGAGTGCATTGTTGTTAATTAA
- a CDS encoding TIGR00730 family Rossman fold protein, which translates to MKICLYGSGSKNTPREYTDVGYELGLKIASNNHSLVFGGGNDGMMGAVAKGVHDNGGNIMAIAPDWINEFDDPFKGHDEYIKTDSMDERKKLFLEKSDVFIIAPGGIGTLDEFFEVLTLKYLNRHSKKIILFNINHFYDRMIDMLCEMHDEGLIREGALDIFEVADSLDEIFDLL; encoded by the coding sequence ATGAAAATTTGTCTTTACGGCTCAGGTAGTAAGAACACTCCAAGGGAATACACTGATGTTGGCTATGAACTGGGATTGAAAATAGCTTCAAATAATCATTCTCTTGTATTTGGCGGTGGAAATGATGGAATGATGGGTGCAGTTGCAAAAGGCGTTCATGACAATGGAGGAAACATTATGGCTATCGCTCCGGATTGGATTAATGAATTCGATGATCCTTTTAAGGGTCATGATGAATATATCAAAACGGATTCAATGGATGAGAGAAAAAAGCTGTTTTTAGAAAAGTCTGATGTATTTATTATTGCTCCTGGTGGAATTGGTACTTTGGATGAGTTTTTTGAGGTTTTGACATTGAAATATCTCAACAGGCATTCAAAAAAGATTATTCTATTTAACATCAATCATTTCTATGACCGGATGATTGACATGCTTTGCGAGATGCATGATGAAGGTCTGATTCGTGAAGGTGCACTGGACATTTTTGAAGTTGCAGATTCCCTGGATGAAATTTTTGATTTATTATGA
- a CDS encoding NAD(+)/NADH kinase yields MKIYINCDDFKKTAKKAQKDLIRICDELKIEITENIDEADIVCSIGGDGTLLKSASISNTKPILGINCGTLGFLTEIEPNDIKKALKEILDNNYYIENRMMLEGEIIKANGEKIKIPPALNEVSISKNIYGVVRFDAVIDGKLINSYTADGMIVSTPTGSTAYNLSCGGPIVDPTAEIITLTPIAPHTILNRSIILSNSSIIEIKINELRGDAKAFALYDGNSIEINEGDTVKVKKSDKITQIIKLNWKSFIDIIRENIN; encoded by the coding sequence ATGAAAATATACATCAACTGCGATGATTTTAAAAAAACAGCTAAAAAAGCGCAAAAAGATTTAATCAGAATATGTGACGAGCTAAAAATTGAAATAACAGAAAATATTGATGAAGCAGATATCGTCTGTTCAATTGGAGGGGATGGAACCCTTCTTAAATCAGCAAGCATTTCAAACACAAAGCCAATACTTGGAATTAACTGCGGAACATTAGGTTTTTTAACTGAAATCGAACCAAATGATATAAAAAAGGCATTGAAAGAGATTTTAGATAACAACTATTATATTGAAAACAGAATGATGCTTGAAGGTGAAATAATAAAAGCAAATGGTGAAAAAATTAAAATACCTCCCGCATTAAACGAAGTATCAATTTCAAAAAATATTTATGGTGTGGTAAGATTTGATGCTGTAATAGATGGAAAACTGATTAATTCATATACTGCAGACGGCATGATTGTAAGCACTCCAACAGGCTCAACTGCATATAACCTGTCCTGCGGAGGACCGATAGTTGATCCAACAGCAGAAATCATTACACTAACTCCAATAGCACCACATACAATTTTAAACAGAAGCATCATACTCTCAAATAGCTCAATCATTGAAATCAAAATAAATGAACTTAGAGGAGATGCAAAGGCATTTGCGCTATATGACGGAAATTCAATTGAAATTAATGAAGGAGATACCGTTAAAGTTAAAAAATCAGATAAGATAACTCAAATCATCAAGCTCAACTGGAAGAGTTTCATTGACATAATTCGCGAAAACATTAATTAA
- a CDS encoding alpha/beta hydrolase, with protein MKKRYIILIIILILIIGFSVYYVNDYSHSDSTALSYINGSENVSVTHASNGLFIDGKGNDTALIFYPGAKVEYSAYLPLMNQIAAQGVDVYLVQMPFNLAFFGQNIADDIIKNSNYSHYIMSGHSLGGVAASGYASKHDVDGLVLLAAYPSEEIDKPTLSIYGSEDKVLNLKSYNDARPLIKANFTEHVINGGNHAQFGNYGLQKGDGNAGINSTLQQNETASEIINFINKLF; from the coding sequence ATGAAAAAAAGATACATCATCCTAATAATAATATTAATTTTGATAATTGGATTTAGTGTATACTATGTCAATGACTATTCACACTCAGACAGCACTGCCCTATCATACATTAACGGAAGTGAAAATGTTAGCGTTACACATGCATCAAACGGGCTTTTTATTGACGGTAAAGGAAATGATACTGCATTAATATTCTATCCTGGAGCAAAAGTTGAATACAGTGCATATCTGCCTTTGATGAACCAGATTGCGGCACAGGGCGTTGATGTGTATCTTGTTCAAATGCCATTTAATCTTGCATTTTTCGGCCAAAACATTGCAGACGACATCATCAAGAATTCAAACTATTCCCATTATATCATGTCAGGCCATTCCTTAGGCGGTGTAGCTGCATCAGGCTATGCTTCAAAGCATGATGTTGATGGGCTGGTGTTGCTTGCGGCATATCCAAGTGAAGAAATAGACAAGCCTACATTGTCAATTTACGGATCTGAAGATAAGGTTTTAAATTTGAAAAGCTACAACGATGCCAGACCATTAATCAAAGCCAACTTTACTGAGCATGTCATAAATGGTGGAAATCATGCACAGTTCGGAAATTACGGTCTTCAAAAAGGCGACGGCAATGCAGGCATCAATTCAACACTTCAGCAAAACGAAACCGCTTCAGAAATTATTAATTTCATTAATAAATTATTTTAA
- a CDS encoding archaetidylserine synthase codes for MNTKMQSFIGLSDLVSLMNMSCGFLSILMSINHNFYYAAIFMILSLLFDSIDGWVARKTNRLDEYEFGKNIDSLSDIVSFGVSPAVFLYSFSMVNAPYLEIPTALVSLFIIICGILRLTRYNVTSNDVEGFIGFPIPGIAIIMASFYISGLFNIYIALILAIIVSIAMICNIPYEKFNNLYLLILNCICLLCIILQIPLYIGFVNVAGLIILLTSIGYLFINLTRG; via the coding sequence ATGAACACAAAAATGCAAAGCTTTATTGGCCTGTCCGATTTGGTATCACTGATGAATATGAGCTGCGGATTTCTCTCCATACTCATGTCAATCAACCATAATTTCTATTATGCAGCAATCTTTATGATATTGTCATTGTTGTTTGACTCCATTGACGGATGGGTTGCACGAAAAACAAATAGACTTGATGAATACGAATTCGGAAAAAACATTGATTCTCTCTCAGACATTGTATCATTTGGCGTTAGCCCGGCAGTTTTCCTTTATTCATTTAGTATGGTAAATGCACCATATCTTGAAATTCCAACTGCATTGGTTTCATTGTTTATTATAATCTGTGGAATCTTAAGGTTAACAAGATATAATGTTACATCAAATGATGTTGAAGGATTCATCGGCTTTCCGATTCCGGGAATTGCAATTATTATGGCTTCATTTTACATAAGTGGCCTTTTTAACATATATATTGCACTCATATTGGCAATAATAGTTTCAATAGCTATGATATGCAACATACCATATGAAAAATTCAATAATCTATACCTTCTGATATTAAACTGCATCTGCTTGTTATGCATTATTCTCCAGATTCCATTGTATATTGGATTTGTCAATGTTGCCGGATTAATTATTCTTTTAACTTCCATTGGTTATTTATTTATCAATTTAACTCGAGGATAA